From Triticum aestivum cultivar Chinese Spring chromosome 4A, IWGSC CS RefSeq v2.1, whole genome shotgun sequence, a single genomic window includes:
- the LOC123087813 gene encoding uncharacterized protein isoform X1 encodes MDVERAASKGHGILSLFDWGKSKKSKKRLFAGGGGASPTPGSTVDGKEAVGSRPSTPSNSILEDPSSLRESSEHSSSSSVIDEDARAMKGPTVVARLMGLDSMPAASSSGSYPIPSTAQQTFTNNVHDEFIGRSYIGSPSPHKMPSSPIDRFGMEALPQRFAKRSLSGAQHKLFSPVKNPNHTSGRNAADIMEAASRIIGPGVESNSSYRVQDVGYSNVVRAFNTSEIVRVQQMSQAAKKRDTSASAKAPRAKPFDGSLATSESASSSRFSESNGNAPVAPRVRAASRLSLDPRAASTQGSGGRSKNSRKPATHMDPEHNMAERNRGNQQKCNNQTAASSSNSLEQNNRKRNAMGVKHKVNPKSARLSQQGSNIHSTNASPRKAGITSTRAESSTKVNAKGEMQPTNYGNRRPNSTAKTIPKPRRLPDGRMNPKKNQSIDKILAERIQRRVQNNIGTDEQSSISTNKNKVSTEIVSFTFTSPVHKSLPGSRFCNHSVETRSIESMNSAPTSSNTSNTKPDDIDGDYLGILLEQKLRELTSRVKSPYSKLANGVRVYAPSPGSEDTSSIASTEYDRESSQPFKDGKNKFHQNDLESKSGQISVYGQSSQSVKYDNEFIDQVELEHLHFSPRSTWEVSVSTETETCCSAESWTNPNESRLFGSAEGAATSSSAQDGGSQEVDASSEYSDTASSVTATTAETTHPSESSSSCRADRDPEIDFLRELLNASSLSGQSSSVFERSGSSAILDPHLLEELNRSARPAAGEEDGGKAWRMSRRLLFDCANEALSGKCAYYLDAGYGSWFTGAAVLAKLSAEELHREMSGGGLRVAEESAVDELVYREMGGPRGGAWVEFKAESFEAGRDVAAALLEALVDEAVADLLLAGSGGAVPSRCC; translated from the exons ATGGATGTGGAGAGAGCTGCGTCCAAGGGGCATGGCATCCTCAGCCTCTTTGATTggggcaagagcaagaagtccaagaaGCGGCTGTTCGCCGGAGGCGGGGGCGCTTCTCCGACGCCCG GGAGCACGGTAGACGGGAAGGAAGCTGTGGGCAGCAGGCCGAGCACACCTTCAAACTCG ATCCTCGAAGATCCGTCGAGTTTGAGGGAAAGCAGCGAGCATAGCTCGTCATCCTCGGTAATTGATGAGGACGCCCGTGCAATGAAAGGACCCACTGTTGTGGCGAGGCTTATGGGTTTGGATTCCATGCCTGCGGCCAGCTCATCTGGATCCTACCCGATTCCTTCTACCGCGCAGCAAACCTTCACAAACAATGTCCATGACGAGTTCATTGGCAGAAGCTACATTGGCAGTCCTAGTCCTCATAAGATGCCGAGCAGCCCTATTGACCGGTTTGGAATGGAAGCGCTGCCTCAGAGATTTGCCAAAAGGTCACTTTCAGGTGCGCAGCACAAGTTGTTCTCCCCGGTAAAGAACCCTAATCATACGTCAGGCAGAAATGCTGCGGATATAATGGAGGCAGCTTCTAGGATCATTGGGCCTGGAGTTGAGAGTAATAGCTCATACAGAGTTCAGGATGTTGGGTACTCAAATGTCGTGCGTGCCTTCAACACATCAGAGATTGTTAGAGTCCAGCAAATGTCCCAAGCGGCGAAGAAGCGTGACACCTCAGCATCTGCGAAGGCACCGAGAGCAAAACCTTTTGATGGAAGTTTGGCAACTTCAGAGTCAGCCTCTTCTTCCAGGTTCTCAGAGTCAAATGGAAATGCTCCAGTTGCTCCAAGGGTCAGGGCTGCCAGTAGGTTGTCACTAGATCCGAGAGCTGCAAGTACCCAAGGAAGTGGAGGTAGAAGCAAAAACAGCAGGAAACCTGCAACTCATATGGATCCTGAGCATAACATGGCTGAGAGAAATCGGGGCAACCAACAAAAGTGCAATAACCAAACTGCTGCAAGCTCATCCAATTCGCTTGAGCAAAATAACAGGAAGCGGAATGCTATGGGTGTTAAGCACAAGGTGAATCCAAAGTCAGCAAGACTCAGCCAACAGGGAAGCAACATTCATTCAACAAATGCCTCTCCCAGGAAGGCCGGGATCACCAGCACCCGCGCTGAAAGCAGTACGAAAGTCAACGCAAAGGGAGAAATGCAGCCAACCAACTATGGAAACAGAAGACCAAATTCTACAGCCAAAACAATCCCCAAACCGAGAAGATTGCCAGATGGGAGGATGAACCCAAAGAAAAACCAGTCAATTGATAAAATTCTCGCCGAGAGGATTCAAAGGCGTGTTCAGAACAATATTGGGACAGATGAGCAGTCATCTATCTCCACAAACAAAAACAAAGTCAGCACTGAGATTGTTTCGTTCACATTTACCTCACCAGTTCACAAATCATTACCTGGTTCTAGATTTTGCAATCATTCAGTGGAAACACGGTCGATAGAGAGCATGAACTCAGCACCAACTTCAAGCAATACATCGAATACTAAACCTGATGACATAGATGGTGATTATTTGGGAATTCTTCTGGAGCAGAAATTGAGAGAATTGACCTCTCGGGTAAAGTCACCCTATTCTAAGCTAGCCAATGGGGTTCGAGTATACGCCCCTTCACCAGGTTCGGAAGATACATCTAGCATTGCATCTACTGAGTATGACAGGGAGTCCTCTCAGCCTTTCAAGGACGGGAAAAACAAATTCCACCAGAACGATCTTGAATCGAAAAGTGGTCAG ATTTCTGTTTATGGCCAGTCGTCTCAATCAGTGAAGTATGATAATGAGTTCATCGATCAAGTGGAGTTAGAGCATCTTCACTTCAGCCCCCGTTCTACATGGGAAGTCTCTGTTTCAACAGAAACGGAAACCTGCTGCTCCGCGGAGAGCTGGACGAATCCAAACG AATCAAGGTTGTTTGGTTCGGCAGAAGGGGCAGCGACTTCTAGTTCTGCACAGGACGGTGGATCCCAAGAAGTGGACGCCTCATCCGAATATTCTGACACAGCATCGTCAGTCACGGCGACTACAGCCGAAACAACACACCCATCAGAAAGCAGCAGCTCATGTCGTGCGGACCGCGATCCGGAGATAGACTTCCTGAGGGAGCTACTGAACGCCAGTTCTCTGAGCGGACAGTCTTCATCAGTTTTCGAGCGGTCTGGCAGCTCAGCCATCCTGGACCCTCATCTGCTCGAAGAACTAAACAGGAGCGCCAGGCCTGCAGCTGGCGAGGAAGACGGCGGCAAGGCTTGGAGGATGTCCCGGAGGCTGCTGTTTGACTGCGCGAACGAGGCGCTGAGCGGCAAGTGCGCCTACTACCTGGACGCGGGGTACGGGTCGTGGTTCACGGGCGCGGCGGTGCTGGCGAAGCTGTCGGCGGAGGAGCTGCACCGGGAGATGAGCGGCGGCGGGCTGAGGGTggcggaggagtcggcggtggACGAGCTGGTGTACAGGGAGATGGGCGGGCCGCGCGGCGGGGCGTGGGTGGAGTTCAAGGCGGAGTCGTTCGAGGCCGGCAGGGACGTGGCGGCGGCGCTGCTGGAGGCCCTGGTGGACGAGGCCgtcgccgacctcctcctcgcggGCTCCGGCGGTGCTGTTCCTTCTCGTTGCTGTTGA
- the LOC123087813 gene encoding uncharacterized protein isoform X2, protein MDVERAASKGHGILSLFDWGKSKKSKKRLFAGGGGASPTPGSTVDGKEAVGSRPSTPSNSILEDPSSLRESSEHSSSSSVIDEDARAMKGPTVVARLMGLDSMPAASSSGSYPIPSTAQQTFTNNVHDEFIGRSYIGSPSPHKMPSSPIDRFGMEALPQRFAKRSLSGAQHKLFSPVKNPNHTSGRNAADIMEAASRIIGPGVESNSSYRVQDVGYSNVVRAFNTSEIVRVQQMSQAAKKRDTSASAKAPRAKPFDGSLATSESASSSRFSESNGNAPVAPRVRAASRLSLDPRAASTQGSGGRSKNSRKPATHMDPEHNMAERNRGNQQKCNNQTAASSSNSLEQNNRKRNAMGVKHKVNPKSARLSQQGSNIHSTNASPRKAGITSTRAESSTKVNAKGEMQPTNYGNRRPNSTAKTIPKPRRLPDGRMNPKKNQSIDKILAERIQRRVQNNIGTDEQSSISTNKNKVSTEIVSFTFTSPVHKSLPGSRFCNHSVETRSIESMNSAPTSSNTSNTKPDDIDGDYLGILLEQKLRELTSRVKSPYSKLANGVRVYAPSPGSEDTSSIASTEYDRESSQPFKDGKNKFHQNDLESKSGQSSQSVKYDNEFIDQVELEHLHFSPRSTWEVSVSTETETCCSAESWTNPNESRLFGSAEGAATSSSAQDGGSQEVDASSEYSDTASSVTATTAETTHPSESSSSCRADRDPEIDFLRELLNASSLSGQSSSVFERSGSSAILDPHLLEELNRSARPAAGEEDGGKAWRMSRRLLFDCANEALSGKCAYYLDAGYGSWFTGAAVLAKLSAEELHREMSGGGLRVAEESAVDELVYREMGGPRGGAWVEFKAESFEAGRDVAAALLEALVDEAVADLLLAGSGGAVPSRCC, encoded by the exons ATGGATGTGGAGAGAGCTGCGTCCAAGGGGCATGGCATCCTCAGCCTCTTTGATTggggcaagagcaagaagtccaagaaGCGGCTGTTCGCCGGAGGCGGGGGCGCTTCTCCGACGCCCG GGAGCACGGTAGACGGGAAGGAAGCTGTGGGCAGCAGGCCGAGCACACCTTCAAACTCG ATCCTCGAAGATCCGTCGAGTTTGAGGGAAAGCAGCGAGCATAGCTCGTCATCCTCGGTAATTGATGAGGACGCCCGTGCAATGAAAGGACCCACTGTTGTGGCGAGGCTTATGGGTTTGGATTCCATGCCTGCGGCCAGCTCATCTGGATCCTACCCGATTCCTTCTACCGCGCAGCAAACCTTCACAAACAATGTCCATGACGAGTTCATTGGCAGAAGCTACATTGGCAGTCCTAGTCCTCATAAGATGCCGAGCAGCCCTATTGACCGGTTTGGAATGGAAGCGCTGCCTCAGAGATTTGCCAAAAGGTCACTTTCAGGTGCGCAGCACAAGTTGTTCTCCCCGGTAAAGAACCCTAATCATACGTCAGGCAGAAATGCTGCGGATATAATGGAGGCAGCTTCTAGGATCATTGGGCCTGGAGTTGAGAGTAATAGCTCATACAGAGTTCAGGATGTTGGGTACTCAAATGTCGTGCGTGCCTTCAACACATCAGAGATTGTTAGAGTCCAGCAAATGTCCCAAGCGGCGAAGAAGCGTGACACCTCAGCATCTGCGAAGGCACCGAGAGCAAAACCTTTTGATGGAAGTTTGGCAACTTCAGAGTCAGCCTCTTCTTCCAGGTTCTCAGAGTCAAATGGAAATGCTCCAGTTGCTCCAAGGGTCAGGGCTGCCAGTAGGTTGTCACTAGATCCGAGAGCTGCAAGTACCCAAGGAAGTGGAGGTAGAAGCAAAAACAGCAGGAAACCTGCAACTCATATGGATCCTGAGCATAACATGGCTGAGAGAAATCGGGGCAACCAACAAAAGTGCAATAACCAAACTGCTGCAAGCTCATCCAATTCGCTTGAGCAAAATAACAGGAAGCGGAATGCTATGGGTGTTAAGCACAAGGTGAATCCAAAGTCAGCAAGACTCAGCCAACAGGGAAGCAACATTCATTCAACAAATGCCTCTCCCAGGAAGGCCGGGATCACCAGCACCCGCGCTGAAAGCAGTACGAAAGTCAACGCAAAGGGAGAAATGCAGCCAACCAACTATGGAAACAGAAGACCAAATTCTACAGCCAAAACAATCCCCAAACCGAGAAGATTGCCAGATGGGAGGATGAACCCAAAGAAAAACCAGTCAATTGATAAAATTCTCGCCGAGAGGATTCAAAGGCGTGTTCAGAACAATATTGGGACAGATGAGCAGTCATCTATCTCCACAAACAAAAACAAAGTCAGCACTGAGATTGTTTCGTTCACATTTACCTCACCAGTTCACAAATCATTACCTGGTTCTAGATTTTGCAATCATTCAGTGGAAACACGGTCGATAGAGAGCATGAACTCAGCACCAACTTCAAGCAATACATCGAATACTAAACCTGATGACATAGATGGTGATTATTTGGGAATTCTTCTGGAGCAGAAATTGAGAGAATTGACCTCTCGGGTAAAGTCACCCTATTCTAAGCTAGCCAATGGGGTTCGAGTATACGCCCCTTCACCAGGTTCGGAAGATACATCTAGCATTGCATCTACTGAGTATGACAGGGAGTCCTCTCAGCCTTTCAAGGACGGGAAAAACAAATTCCACCAGAACGATCTTGAATCGAAAAGTGGTCAG TCGTCTCAATCAGTGAAGTATGATAATGAGTTCATCGATCAAGTGGAGTTAGAGCATCTTCACTTCAGCCCCCGTTCTACATGGGAAGTCTCTGTTTCAACAGAAACGGAAACCTGCTGCTCCGCGGAGAGCTGGACGAATCCAAACG AATCAAGGTTGTTTGGTTCGGCAGAAGGGGCAGCGACTTCTAGTTCTGCACAGGACGGTGGATCCCAAGAAGTGGACGCCTCATCCGAATATTCTGACACAGCATCGTCAGTCACGGCGACTACAGCCGAAACAACACACCCATCAGAAAGCAGCAGCTCATGTCGTGCGGACCGCGATCCGGAGATAGACTTCCTGAGGGAGCTACTGAACGCCAGTTCTCTGAGCGGACAGTCTTCATCAGTTTTCGAGCGGTCTGGCAGCTCAGCCATCCTGGACCCTCATCTGCTCGAAGAACTAAACAGGAGCGCCAGGCCTGCAGCTGGCGAGGAAGACGGCGGCAAGGCTTGGAGGATGTCCCGGAGGCTGCTGTTTGACTGCGCGAACGAGGCGCTGAGCGGCAAGTGCGCCTACTACCTGGACGCGGGGTACGGGTCGTGGTTCACGGGCGCGGCGGTGCTGGCGAAGCTGTCGGCGGAGGAGCTGCACCGGGAGATGAGCGGCGGCGGGCTGAGGGTggcggaggagtcggcggtggACGAGCTGGTGTACAGGGAGATGGGCGGGCCGCGCGGCGGGGCGTGGGTGGAGTTCAAGGCGGAGTCGTTCGAGGCCGGCAGGGACGTGGCGGCGGCGCTGCTGGAGGCCCTGGTGGACGAGGCCgtcgccgacctcctcctcgcggGCTCCGGCGGTGCTGTTCCTTCTCGTTGCTGTTGA
- the LOC123087814 gene encoding phosphoribosylformylglycinamidine cyclo-ligase, chloroplastic/mitochondrial, with product MGADRLLHLVRAPAAAPAGPLRGHPRPHSRVRLPATPAAGMRRVAVSCSASGSGPADELGMTYKGAGVDIDAGTELVRRIRRLAPGIGGFGGLYPHGDEYLVAGTDGVGTKLKLAFETGIHDTIGIDLVAMSVNDIVTSGAKPLFFLDYYATSKLNVDLAEKVIKGIVDGCQQSDCILLGGETAEMPDFYKEGEYDLSGFAVGAVKKDKVIDGKNIVEGDVLIGLPSSGVHSNGFSLARRVLDKSGLSLTDPLPRNDGVTTTVGEALMAPTVIYVKQVLDIIGKGGVKGLAHITGGGFTDNIPRVFPKGLGAKIVTGSWQVLPVFEWLQQVGKIEDAEMLRTFNMGVGMVLVVSKDAADRILEESSPAYRIGEVIQGEGVQYV from the exons ATGGGCGccgaccgcctcctccacctcgTCCGCGCGCCGGCGGCCGCCCCCGCGGGTCCCCTACGCGGCCACCCCCGGCCGCACAGCCGGGTCCGCCTCCCCGCGACGCCCGCCGCCGGGATGCGCCGCGTCgccgtgtcctgctctgcctccggCTCCGGACCGGCCGACGAGTTAGGCATGACCTACAAGGGCGCCGGCGTGGACATCGACGCCGGGACCGAGCTCGTCCGCCGCATCCGCAGGCTGGCCCCCGGGATTGGCGGCTTCGGCGGCCTCTACCCCCACG GGGACGAGTACCTTGTGGCTGGTACTGATGGAGTTGGGACGAAGCTCAAGCTCGCGTTTGAGACCGGTATTCATGATACCATCGGGATTGACCTG GTTGCTATGAGTGTCAATGACATTGTAACTTCTGGTGCGAAGCCATTGTTCTTCCTCGATTACTATGCTACGAGCAAGCTCAATGTTGACCTTGCAGAGAAG GTCATCAAGGGGATTGTGGATGGATGCCAGCAATCAGATTGTATTCTGCTGGGAGGAGAG ACAGCAGAAATGCCTGATTTCTACAAGGAAGGTGAATATGATCTGAGTGGTTTTGCTGTGGGTGCCGTAAAGAAGGATAAGGTCATTGACGGTAAAAACATTGTGGAGGGAGATGTCCTGATTGGCCTTCCTTCCAGTGGGGTTCATTCGAACGGGTTCTCTCTTGCTAGGAG AGTACTGGACAAAAGTGGACTCTCCTTGACTGATCCTCTCCCAAGAAATGATGGTGTAACAACTACCGTTGGTGAAGCTCTCATGGCACCAACTGTCATCTATGTCAAGCAG GTACTTGACATTATCGGCAAGGGTGGTGTAAAAGGACTAGCCCATATTACTGGTGGTGGCTTTACTGATAATATCCCAAGAGTATTTCCTAAAGGACTTGGGGCGAAAATTGTCACCGGGTCGTGGCAAGTGCTGCCTGTGTTCGAGTGGCTTCAACAG GTTGGCAAAATCGAAGATGCTGAGATGCTGCGAACGTTCAACATGGGCGTCGGGATGGTCCTTGTAGTAAGCAAGGATGCGGCGGACAGAATCCTGGAAGAATCAAGTCCGGCTTACCGCATCGGAGAGGTGATCCAGGGCGAGGGGGTTCAGTACGTCTGA